TTACtatggtcaagagcctgcatttttgcaatcatagcttgacgtcatccaggatgatcaagtgcttctttcacattcttgagTATAAaaacagaggacactgaggataaatgaaaaaaaaataagagggcgacaatcgatgatagctaagaaaataataaatgggATGAGCGTTTCGAGTAGAACGaataccttttctgagggcaataggccatgttGAATCATTTTCACCAGGAGGCGTgagaggaggtgacgagggagaagaatctgaagtaggagattcaccattgccttggggaggtggagtatccattggggccctgtgtgggatgatctcagtatgtggagaaatgGGTGCAGgaggattgtgatcaagacttagaatgacagagacagtggagctatttgactcagccattcgaataggaaggacctgttggaggatagaaacatcctgaacaaatggagagaagtaaggagtctgttcaaagaaagtgacattggcagacatgtaatacttttTAGTTTTAGGAGAGTAACACTGTTGTAATTGgagaaaatatctttagaatcttcctaattagaagatatagatatataatcttttattttattttgttttcctagtttccctagttcctttttaggagaattagattattacaaatagaggatatgagaatgtattttttatgattgagaataacaAATCAGTCTCATTTTCAACTAACACAAGATATCCAAGACTTGAGCAATGAAGCTAGCATAGTCCatagtgaggaagaagaggaagaagacagaTTTTTTGgcaacaaatataaaagaagCAAACAACCCACTTCAACTCTCgagcaagaaaaattgtctaatcCGGAGGTGAGGATCCCTGAAGATATCAATGACGAGGAGGTAAGCATTACTGAGGATTTACCCATTGCATTGAGAAAGGGAAGAagatcatgtgctaaatatccTATTTCTCAGTATGTTTTCACTAACAATCTCTCTGATAAGCACAGAAGTTTTATTGCTGCCATTGATGCCATAGAAATTCCTACCTCAATCCAGGAGGCCATGAAAATTGAACATTggaatcaagccatgaaagaagagatgaatgcattagaaagaaattcaacttgggagattgttgataagccaAGAGACAAGGCAGTAGGGTGTAGATGGATATTCACAGTGAAACATAAGGCAGATGggacaatagaaagatataaagctagattggtggcaaaaggatatacccaaacatatgggattgactatgaggagacatttgccccagtggcaaagatgaatacagttcgAGTTATTCTCTCTTTGGCTGCCCATTTTTTATGGGACTTACACCAGCTAGATGTGaagaatgcctttcttcatggaaatctagatgaggaagtgtacatggagattcccccaggttttgaagtgaaaaatgaaagaaacaaggtatgactcctgaagaaagcattgtatggtcttaagcaattccctagagcatggtttggaagatttacaaaagcaatggtttccttgggatacagacaaagccaaggagatcatactctattcataaagcactcttCTACAGGTAAAATCACTCTATTACttgtctatgtggatgatatgattgttgcaggagatgatgaaacagaaaagttggcattaaaagataaattggcaGCTcagtttgaaatgaaagacctaggaaaactcaaatattttcttggaatagaggttgccTACTCCAAGAACggaattttcatctcccaaagaaaatatgtacttgatcttctcaaagaaacaggaaagctgggatgtagaacctcaacagttcc
This Vigna angularis cultivar LongXiaoDou No.4 chromosome 4, ASM1680809v1, whole genome shotgun sequence DNA region includes the following protein-coding sequences:
- the LOC128196148 gene encoding uncharacterized protein LOC128196148 — its product is MSANVTFFEQTPYFSPFVQDVSILQQVLPIRMAESNSSTVSVILSLDHNPPAPISPHTEIIPHRAPMDTPPPQGNGESPTSDSSPSSPPLTPPGENDSTWPIALRKVSSVFILKNVKEALDHPG